The DNA sequence GTGTGTTTACGACATGAAAGACCAAAAGCTGGCCTTGAGGCTCAGAGAGGGCAGCAGGCCAGGTCCGCGGCTTCTGGTTTGTCCTGCGCCTGCAGCTTAATGCAGGAAAACAGCCGCAGGTGGCTGAAGGCTGCTGCTGGGAACTGCAGAGGTGAAACTCAGAAAACTGCAGCTCTGGCCGGGTGTTCCTGAGCCAGTCCTCAAGCGCAACAGCTCCTGAGCTGAATCATCTCAGAACAAGGCAACGTACCTGGCTACTGCTACCTGGACATTTTGGCAGCAGTGCCCTAAAGCTGAGTACGCTTCAAATGAAAGAGCTCTACATTCTTAACATCAAACAGCAGATATGTCGGAATTCTTAAATACAttttaagaacctaagagaagccatgttggatcaggccaatcgcccatccaggccaacactctgtgtcacacagtggccaaaaagcccaggtgccatcaggaggtccatcagtgggaccaggacactagaagccctcctactgttgcccccctagcaccaggaatacagagcatcactgccccagacataagaacataagagaagctctgttggatcaggccagtggcccatccagttcgacactctgtgtcacaaaagaacataagagaagccctgttggatcaggccagtggcccatccagtccgacactctgtgtcacataagaacataagagaagccatgttggatcaggccagtggcccctccagtccaacctctgctccatatttttatccaatctcctcttgaagctggctatgcttgtagctgcggcagtgaattccacatgttaatcaccctttgggtgaagaagtacttccttttatccgttctaaccagactgctcagcaattttattgcatgcccacgagttcttgtattgtgagaaaaggagaaaagtacttctctctctaccttctccatcccatgcatcatcttgtaaacctctatcatgtcaccccacagtcgacgtttctccaagctaaagagccccaagtgttttaacctttcttcatagggaaagtgttccaaacctttaatcattctagttgcacttttctggacttttttccaatgctatactatcctttttgaggtgcggtgtccagaattgtacacagtattccaaatgagaacgcaccatcaatttatacaggggcattatgatactggctctTGAAatatatggtgtggctcttgaagcccccgctgccccgtcagccgacttggagaaggcatttctctctttaaatcccttctccaagccaagccagctggcgactaggagaatgcatttaaagttaaaagttgctttctttccacttctccctcccccagtctCTTTGCCTTCGTTCCTTccagtcttgcggctctcaaacatctgacatttattcgacgtggctcttatggtaagcaagtttggccacccctgctatagggagTCCAGTCGCAAACTAGAATAAAGCAGCACTTTGAATCTTGCCTGGAAACGGACGGGCACCCGATGCAGATATTTCCACACAGGGCTGATGCGATTTCCAGATCCAGTCCCTGAAAATAACCCAGCTGCTGCATTTTAGCCCACCTGAAGTTTCCAGATGGTTCTAAGGAGCTCTGCATAAGGCACATCACAGTAATCTAGCTGGGAAGTGATCAGAGTGTGGGtcaccatattattattattattttattggatttttagcccgcccttcccgtagaaaaggctcagggtgggttacatcgtAAAAGCAATTGacagttaaaaacaatttaaatatataaaatctaaaattacataagaccataagagaagccctgttggatcaggccaatggcccgtccagtccaacactctgtgtcacataagaacataagagaagccctgttggatcaggccaatggcccatccagtccaacactctgtgtcacataagaacataagagaagccatgttggatcaggccaatggtccattcagtccaacactctgtgtcacataagaacataagagaagccatgttggatcaggccaatggcccatccagtccaacactctgtgtcacataagaacataagagaagccatgttggatcgggccaatggtccattcagtccaacactctgtgtcacataagaacataagagaagccctgttggatcaggccaatggcacatccagtccaacactctgtgtcacataagaacataagagaagccatgttggatcaggccaatggtccattcaatccaacactctgtgtcacataagaacataagagaagccctgttggatcaggccaatggcccatccagtccaacactctgtgtcacataagaacataagagaagccctgttggatcaggccaatggcccatccagtccaacactctgtgtcacataagaacataagagaagccatgttggatcaggccaatggcccatccagtccaacactctgtgtcacataagaacataagagaagccatgttggatcaggccaatggtccattcagtccaacactctgtgtcacataagaacataagagaagccctgttggatcaggccaatggcccaatccagtccaaccctctgtgtcacataagaacataagagaagccatgttggatcaggccagtggcccatccagtccaaccctctgtgtcacataggaacataagagaagccatgttggatcaggccagtggcccgtctagtccaacactctgggtcacataagaacataagagaagccatgttggatcaggccaatggcccgtctagtccaacactctgtgtcacataagaacataagagaagccatgttggatcaaaccaatggcccatccagtccaacactctttgtcacataagaacataagagaagccctgttggatcaggccaatggcctgtctagtccaacactctatgtcacacagtggccataaaaccccaggtgccatcagcaggttcacaagtggggctagaagcctttccactttgccccccctcccccgcaggcaccaggaatacagagcaccactccctcagacagttccaataatatgctgtggccaatagccactgatgtacctctgatccatatttttatccaatcccctcttgaaggtggctatgcttgtagccgccaccatctcctgtggcagtgaattccacatgttaatcaccctttgggtgaatacaGAATAACAATGGCaaattctgtctcacacacaTGGCCTATTGTCTGTGGCTTCGACTGAAGCGCTTAGGACAATGAGTACAGCTTCTCTCTTCTggttcatcctcacaacaaccttgcaaagTAGGTCAGGCTCCTATCCAAAAAGCTGCTTCCTGGACTCCATAGCAATGAAAAAGTACAGCCTGCCCTGCATCCAATCTGATGCATTCCTTCCTGCCGACCTCTTAACACACATATACGCCAGGTCTTGAAATCCCACCCCTAACCTCCACTTTCCCCATAACTCCAAGAGAGAAAACTccactatagggttgccaatccccaggtgggagcaggggatcccccggtttggagccctcccccccccgcttcaaggtcagcagaaagtgggggggggggaggaaatgttggttgggcactccattattccctatggagatcgattcccatagagtataatggcgaattgatatgcgggtatctggggctctgggggagctgttttttttagagagacgcaccaaattttcagcatagcattcagtgcctctctccaagataccctccaagtttgaaaaggattggactagggggtccaattctatgagccccaaaagaaggtgcccctatccttcattgtttccaatggaaggaaggcatttaaaaggtgtgcggtccctttaaagtttgacggccagaactcccttaggagctcaatcatgcttgtcacacccttgctcctggctccacccccaatatctcctagctgcacccccaaagtccccggatatttcttgaattggactcggcaaccctactccacacaAAAATCCAGCCTCACGCAGATcattctggaaaaagaaaaggTTTATTACACAGAGAGCAAGAGGTCGTTATGGGCCTGGCCCGGCCCTGATACAGCATAGAGGTCAAACAGCACCCTCCCCAGTGCATGCAAAATCTTGTCTCCAGAGTCGTCTGATGCCACTGCAAGTTTGCTTTTCCATGTCAGAAGCGAGGGTGTCCCACAGTTATCAGGTCTCCTTTGCCTTGGTTCCATCGCCGCTCCCCGGTTCTTTCTCTTCCCCGTTGGGTGGGTTTTGCGCTGCGGGCTGGACGTCGATCGGGATGGCTTTCTCCGTGGTCGTGGAAGAAGCCAAGCGTGGCGCCTCGACGCACAGCTGCCCGCCTGGGGTCAAGGAGCACGAGACGGCCTGGAGGTCCACGTCGAGCGGAAGGAGGGTCTCCCGCCGCAACTCTTGGTGCTCTTGCCAGTAGCCGGCCCCCTCACTTTTGCTCTCTCTCTGGCGCTTGGCAGTCACTGTGACTTTTCTGCCATCCAGCTTCACCGTCATCTCCTCGGGGGAAAAGCCTGCCACGTCCACGGAGAAGCGGTACTTCCCGTCCGGTTGCCCCTTCGTGGCGGCCTCCGTGGCACTCTCCTCGCGTGGCTCCCTTGGGCTCTCGCGCTCCCATGTCAGCAGCGGGGATGCCTGGAAGAAGGCCCGGGTCATCCTTTCCATGTCCTGCATCTGCCTCTCCACGTCGGCCACGACTCGGTCCACGAGGCCGTGGCTGGACGGCCACAGGACCCTGCAGGCCGGCTGGGGGTCGCTGAGCCAGACGGGGCCCAAGCCAGGCAGTGGCCATCGACGCAGAGGGAGCATCCGCAGCAAGAAACGGCTGTAGGTCGCCATGGCGATGATACGGCACTGCTGAGGGGAAAATCCTTCGTTGGCGTCTTGCCTTTCTGTCTGGCTTGAGAGCCGTGTGGGCCTTTTTATAACTCCCTCGCCCGCCCACAGACAcggctgaggggaaggccttggcacTGCTTCAAGGGTGACGCAACAGCCTGTAACCGGCGCTCTGCCTCGCCTGGAGTTTTCCCAGCGCGGCTGGAAAGGAGGAGGCCGTTCTGGAAGGATCTAGGACACTCTTCTTCTTCGAGGAAGAGCCAGAAAGGCCCCTCTGCCTCTCACTGAACCCAGGAGCTCAGAGAAAGCAGGAAATAACCTGTCTCTCTAGCAGCCTCTCGAATAATCTGATTATTCACGGTCATGGGACAAACTGCCTGGCCCGGGATGCCAGATAACAGCTgagctgcctgcctgcttgcagCTAGTGGTAGCGAATTTCTAAAGCCTGCATTCATGTTTTACTGTTCCCCTTTCAAACAAATGCTGGttaacaggggttgttttgtagaaaaataggtggcaaagctcattagcataacatatTAGCatctgccccacccccccagccaaaagcaacccaatggaagaaaggagagtcccggttgagcgaggcctgcttgggctggctagagatccagccagcccaagcaggcctcactcacctggggtgcTCCAGGGCTGCTTGCCCCCAGTATAAAGGCCAACAAAACACCTgttacccaaaatcacatcagaagtggagaaagggtggtgtgggcttctccaggagttcatgagggctgctggggggcgtggcaaagcccctggtggctggctggctgcccgctctcctaatccagggattgttatgcagctgcacctcctattcaatggacaaggtaggtgggggggaggaggaggaaccctcagaaaggttcaggagctgcgcttctgtgaagACTAAAGTAATAATAGAagactaaaataataataataaaaaaatctgaggcctgctggttATTAATTCCTGTGGGGGGAAGTAAGAGGCTGCAGGTTCTCAAGGAATGAACCTCTCTGCTGCTGATgctgcccctgccccccctcccagccaggagCAAAAGATCCAACTCGCCTAGGGGTTGCCAACCTGTCCAGgaggaacctggagatctcctggaattataacagtggcagaaatcagttccactgaagaaaatggctgctttggagaaaggaCTTGGACATTTAACCCTAATCGTCCATCCCCCCCcagtctccaagaatttcccaatcttCAGTTGACAACGCTGCCATTTATCCAGTCCATGTTTTGTCTTAGTCTTTtgccaagaagaagatgatattggatttatatcctgccctccattccgaatctcagagtctcggagcggctcacaatcgcttttatcttcctcccccacaacagacaccctgtgaggtgggtggggctgagaagactctcacagcatctgccctttcaaggacaacctctgccagagctatggctgacccaaggccatctcagtaggtgcaagtggaggagtggggaatcaaacctggttctcccagataagagtccgtgcacttaaccactacaccaagatttGGGCAGGCAAacattccccccaccctgcactattttatcctaacaatagccctatgaggtatgttaggctgagagaaaggagGCCTAGCCCAAAGTTATTCATGTCAGAGTAGAAATTGGAACCCATGTCTCTCAGTAGGGctgccttgccaacctccaggtagggcctggagatctagaaTTAAAACCTCCAGACTAGAGATGTGTTGTattggaagaaatggctgctttgaaaggttgTCTGTATAGCATtaactccactgaggtccccttCCCGGCTACATGCtgggatctccaggaattccccagcctgaagttggcaaccttatgtacTATTCTGAGACATGACGACACCACAGTTGGCTCTCgtttcagcatcctgtttcccactgtGACCAACCAAAAGTGTTG is a window from the Heteronotia binoei isolate CCM8104 ecotype False Entrance Well chromosome 2, APGP_CSIRO_Hbin_v1, whole genome shotgun sequence genome containing:
- the LOC132567751 gene encoding heat shock protein 30C-like, with translation MATYSRFLLRMLPLRRWPLPGLGPVWLSDPQPACRVLWPSSHGLVDRVVADVERQMQDMERMTRAFFQASPLLTWERESPREPREESATEAATKGQPDGKYRFSVDVAGFSPEEMTVKLDGRKVTVTAKRQRESKSEGAGYWQEHQELRRETLLPLDVDLQAVSCSLTPGGQLCVEAPRLASSTTTEKAIPIDVQPAAQNPPNGEEKEPGSGDGTKAKET